One segment of Vagococcus martis DNA contains the following:
- the gltX gene encoding glutamate--tRNA ligase, translating to MGNKVRVRYAPSPTGHLHIGNARTALFNYLFARHHGGDFIIRIEDTDQKRNIEDGEKSQLDNLAWLNIDWDESPDKPGEYGPYRQSERKDIYQPLVDQLLASNLAYKCYCTEEELETERESQRSRGQIPRYNGKCAHLTPEQQAAKEAEGITPVVRFRVPKGEEYTFDDIVKGNITFESDSVGGDFVILKRDGMPTYNFAVAVDDHLMNITHVLRGDDHIANTPKQLMVYEAFGWTPPRFGHMTLIINTETGKKLSKRDETILQFIEQYRELGYLPEAMFNFISLLGWSPVGEEEIFSQEEFIKIFDADRLGKSPAAFDNKKLEWISNQYMKQLDRKTMAEMALPYLIEAGLVEENPSAEKQAWVEELVSLYQPQMSYAKEIVELSSLFFNDTLSFDDAAKEVLSDEQVPEVLEAFKKELNDLEEFDVPAIKKAIKAVQKETGAKGKKLFMPIRVAVSGQMHGPELAETILLLGKEQATEHINLALEEIQG from the coding sequence ATGGGAAATAAAGTACGTGTCAGATATGCACCAAGTCCAACAGGTCATTTGCATATTGGAAATGCTCGAACAGCATTATTTAATTATTTATTTGCTCGTCATCATGGCGGCGATTTTATCATTCGTATAGAGGATACAGACCAAAAACGTAATATTGAAGACGGAGAAAAAAGTCAGTTAGATAACTTAGCATGGCTAAATATTGACTGGGATGAGTCACCTGATAAGCCAGGTGAATACGGTCCTTATCGTCAATCTGAAAGAAAAGATATCTATCAACCATTAGTAGATCAATTATTAGCGAGCAATTTAGCTTATAAATGTTACTGTACCGAAGAAGAATTAGAAACAGAACGTGAGAGCCAACGTAGTCGTGGACAAATTCCACGTTACAACGGAAAATGTGCTCACTTAACACCGGAACAACAAGCAGCTAAAGAAGCTGAAGGCATTACACCAGTTGTTCGTTTCAGAGTACCAAAAGGTGAAGAATATACATTCGATGATATTGTTAAAGGAAATATCACGTTTGAATCGGATAGTGTTGGTGGCGATTTTGTCATTTTAAAACGTGACGGGATGCCAACATATAACTTTGCGGTAGCAGTAGATGATCATTTGATGAACATTACGCATGTACTACGTGGAGATGACCATATTGCAAATACGCCAAAACAATTAATGGTATATGAAGCATTTGGCTGGACTCCACCAAGATTTGGTCACATGACGTTAATCATTAATACAGAGACAGGTAAAAAACTAAGTAAACGTGATGAAACGATTCTACAATTTATCGAACAATATCGTGAATTAGGTTATTTACCAGAAGCGATGTTTAACTTTATCAGTTTATTAGGCTGGTCTCCAGTGGGTGAAGAAGAAATCTTTAGCCAAGAAGAGTTTATTAAAATATTTGATGCAGATCGTTTAGGTAAATCGCCTGCAGCATTTGATAATAAAAAACTTGAGTGGATTAGCAATCAATACATGAAACAACTTGATAGAAAAACAATGGCAGAGATGGCTTTACCATACTTAATCGAAGCAGGTTTAGTAGAAGAAAACCCATCAGCTGAAAAACAAGCATGGGTGGAAGAATTGGTAAGTCTTTACCAACCACAAATGAGTTATGCAAAAGAAATCGTTGAATTATCAAGTTTATTCTTTAATGATACATTGTCATTTGATGATGCCGCTAAAGAAGTCTTATCAGATGAGCAAGTACCAGAAGTATTAGAAGCATTTAAAAAAGAATTAAATGACTTAGAAGAATTTGATGTTCCAGCAATTAAAAAAGCAATTAAAGCTGTACAAAAAGAAACAGGTGCTAAAGGTAAAAAACTGTTCATGCCAATTCGTGTAGCCGTGAGTGGTCAAATGCATGGACCAGAATTAGCAGAAACGATTCTTTTATTAGGAAAAGAACAAGCAACAGAACATATTAATTTAGCGTTAGAAGAAATACAAGGATAA
- a CDS encoding PIN/TRAM domain-containing protein: MQKKIYAIIMALIGFSLGVALFPLLWKATNQETLNWLNNEITNGIIGAIIFAIIATLTEQHLVSGLRKIEKFITEQSLSDLLFGSISTIIGLLLGALISIPFYSLPLIVPAIIMLITGYLGFRVGTMKTEDFKKLFVPKSKKVSEEILDRRVDDYFHKYKVLDTSVIIDGRIYDIAKTGFIEGTLLIPNFVLYELQYIADSGDSMKRVRGRRGLDILNALQKEENISVEMYEGDFEDIQEVDSKLIKLAKMLDGIVVTNDYNLNKVCEFQNVPVFNINALANAVKPVVIPGETMDVIVMKDGTERQQGVAYLDDGTMVVVEDGKHFMNKKINVIVTSALQTAAGRMIFAKPSHSQTTINAD; this comes from the coding sequence ATGCAGAAAAAAATTTACGCGATTATTATGGCTTTAATTGGCTTTAGTTTAGGTGTGGCATTATTCCCATTATTATGGAAGGCAACCAACCAGGAAACATTAAATTGGCTAAATAATGAAATTACAAATGGTATTATCGGAGCTATTATTTTTGCAATTATCGCAACATTGACAGAGCAACATTTAGTATCAGGTTTAAGAAAAATAGAGAAATTTATAACAGAACAAAGTTTATCTGATTTATTATTTGGTAGTATTAGTACGATTATTGGGTTATTATTAGGAGCACTTATTTCGATTCCATTTTATTCACTCCCTTTAATTGTTCCGGCAATTATTATGTTAATCACAGGGTACTTAGGGTTTAGAGTGGGCACAATGAAAACAGAGGATTTTAAGAAATTATTTGTGCCAAAATCCAAAAAAGTTTCGGAAGAAATTCTTGATCGTCGTGTTGATGACTATTTTCATAAATACAAGGTTTTAGATACAAGTGTTATTATTGATGGCCGTATTTATGATATTGCAAAAACTGGCTTTATTGAAGGAACGTTATTAATTCCAAATTTTGTTTTATATGAGTTGCAATATATTGCGGATTCAGGGGATAGTATGAAACGCGTTCGTGGGCGTCGGGGGTTAGATATTTTAAACGCCTTGCAAAAAGAAGAAAATATCTCGGTTGAAATGTATGAAGGTGATTTTGAAGATATTCAAGAAGTCGATAGTAAATTGATTAAATTAGCTAAAATGTTAGATGGAATTGTGGTTACAAACGACTACAACCTAAATAAAGTGTGTGAATTTCAAAATGTGCCAGTATTTAACATTAATGCCTTGGCAAATGCTGTTAAACCAGTTGTTATTCCAGGTGAGACGATGGATGTTATTGTGATGAAAGATGGTACAGAACGCCAGCAAGGTGTGGCTTATTTAGATGATGGCACAATGGTTGTAGTGGAAGATGGTAAACACTTTATGAACAAGAAAATAAATGTTATTGTGACGAGTGCATTACAAACGGCTGCTGGTCGAATGATTTTTGCAAAACCAAGTCATTCTCAAACAACGATAAATGCTGATTAA